A window of Variovorax paradoxus genomic DNA:
GTCGAAGAAGCGGCTCTTGAACACCATGTCCTTGAGCACCTTGTTCACCGCGTGCCCGATGTGGATGTCGCCGTTCGCATAGGGCGGCCCGTCGTGCAGGATGAAAGGAGGGCGTCCGGCCGCCGCGGCGCGCATGCGTTCGTAGACGCGCTGCTCGGCCCATCGCTTGACCAGTTCGGGTTCGCGCGTGGGCAGGTCGCCCTTCATCGGGAACGGTGTCTTCAATAGGTTCAGGGTGTCTTTCAGGTCGGGCATCGGGTCTTTTCTTTGGAAGTGGTGGGAGCGAAAGCGGTGGTGGGCGCCATTGCCCATGCGCCGGCCGACTGCATGAAGCGATCGGCGGCCTGCAGCTGCGTGGCGCAGATCCATTCGTCCGGCTGGTGCGCCTGCGCGATCGAGCCGGGGCCGCACACCACTGTCGGAATGCCTACCTGCTGGAAGAAGCCCGCCTCGGTGCCGAAGGGCAGATCGGCCTCGGGCCAGAGCGCGCCGAGTTCGCGCGCGACCGAGACAGCCATGTCGTTGTTTCGGCTCGAAAGCGCAGGAACCCCCGCGACCTGGAAGGCCTCGACCGTGACGCCGGTGGGCAGGTCGGCGAGCGCGCCCCGGACCGCATCGCGCACCAGCTCCGCCGCCGTCTCGTCCTGCGGGCGAAACTCCCACAGCACTTCGCAGCAGCCCGGCACGATGTTGATCGCCGTGCCGCCGTCGATGCGGCCGATGTTGAGCGTGGCCCCGCCGCCCCGCGAGGCAAGGCTGCGGCGCAGCCCCGCGAGGCAAGTGACGAGATAGGCGGCGGGCTCGATCGCGCTGGCGCCGAGCGACGGATCGCTCGAATGCGCGGGCAGGCCGCTGAAGAGCGCGCGATGCCCGAAGAAGCCCCGGTGCCTGACGCCGATCCGCATCTCGGTCGGCTCGCCGATGATGGCCAGGGCCGGTGCTTCCACCTGGGTCTTCAGCCGGTTCACCAGGCGCGGCACACCGAGGCAGCCGATCTCTTCGTCGTAGGAGAACGCAAGATGAATGGGCCGGCTCAATGCGCGTTGCTGCCACGACGGCACCGCGGACAGGCAGGCGGCGATGAACCCCTTCATGTCGGCCGCGCCGCGCCCGTGGAATCGGCCGTCGCGCTCGACCAGCGTGAACGGGTTGGCGCTCCAGTTCTGGTCGGTGACCGGCACGACATCGCTGTGCCCCGACAGCACCATGCCGCCGGCGGTGTCGGGGCCGATGGTGGCGAGCAGGTTCGCCTTGCGCTTGTCCTCGCTGTGCACGAGCTGCACCTTCGCCCGATGCGCCGCGAGATAGTCGGCCACCCAGTGGATCAGCTCGAGGTTCGAACGGTGCGAGGTCGTGTCGAAGGCCACCAGGGTCCGCAGGATGTCGACGGTCGTCATGCGGCGCCCCTTGCCCGACGGGATTCGGAAAAAAGGACAGTCATCTTGTCTCTATGGAATTTGTTGGGAAGCAAACGGACAGAAAAAAGCTAGAAACAACAGAAGGCGGTGCAGATATAGCAATAGAGGAACGGGACGCACATCGAGCGCCGCGTCATCGAGGAGCAGGACCTCAGGGCTGGATTGGCGAAGTGTTTGCGTCATGTGATTGCCTTGCTGTGTGATGCAGCATGACAGGGGGAGACGCAGCGATATTGGTGAAAATTTCGAGTGCGGCGGCTAGATGCATTCGCCGTCGAGCTGCATGCTGAGGCCCATCGCGTGGAACAGCTTCTGGTACTCGTTCAGCGCGATTTTTCGAAGCGCAAAGTGGTTGTCTGAAAAATCGAGTTTTTCCACGTCCATGAAAACTTCGTTCTGAAGTTTGATCGGCGATGCAAATCCGCTCTGCAAGACTTCCGAGGTTTCGTGCCGAACGACGGGGATCTTCGGCTCGCCGCCGGGCATCAGGCATGTCCAGATAAGGCCGTGGCGCTCGACCACCGGAAACATCGAAATCCTCAGGCACTCCGGCGTCTTCAATGCAAGTTTTTCGGGCGCCTTGCGGCATTGGCCATTGGGGCCGAAGCGCAGCCCGTGGTACGCGCAGACCAGTTCGTCGCCCTCGATGCGCCCCGTGGTCAGCGGCAGCCCGCGGTGCGGACACATGTCGCGTCCGACGCGAACTCCATCGCGCATGCGGTAGACGGCCAGACGCACGTCCAGCAGGACCCGTTGCACCGGCTTCGGCAGCACAGCGTCGGCACGCGCGACCGGAAACCACTGCGCGGCGAGCACCGGCCAGTCGTCGTCGGAGAAGCTGCAGTTCGCCGGCCGGAATCCTTCAGGCAGCGCGCCGGTGGTCATCGCTTCGCTCGGCATGTTCGGCCCGACGCTACTTGACCAGGCCGATCCGGATCCTCCGGTTGTGCTGGCCCTTGTTCTCGATCTTCAGGATGCGCAGCGGTGCCGACTGCGAGGTCTTCGAGAGGTGGGTTCCGCCGCAGGCCTGCCGGTCCAGCCCCACGATCTCGATGATGCGCGTGCTGCCGTCGGCTTGGCTCGGCGGCGCGACCGAGCGGCTGCGCAGCACGCCGGGTTCGCGCGCGAGCGACGCCGCGTCGAGGTACACCGCGTTCACCTGCAGCCCGTCGGAGATCAGCGTGTTGAGTTCCGGCTCGAGCTTGCGCAGTTCGTTGTTGTCGGCCGCGGGCAGGTCGAAGTCGATGCGGGCGGTGCCGTCGGCCGCCATCTGCACGCCGGTGACCAGCGAGCCCTCGAAGCGCTGATAGACCAGCGCATTGAGGATGTGCAGGCCCGTATGCAGCTGGCTCATCATGAAGCGGAACTCCGGGTCCACGCTCGCGACGATCTTCTCGCCGGGAACGGCGGCCGCTTCGGTTTCGTCGAAGCAATGCCAGGCGTTGCCGCCTTCCATTTCGACGTGGCTGATCCTGAGCTCGCCGCCGTTCCACCGCAGCGTGCCGCGATCCGCCAATTGCCCGCCGCCGCCCGGATAGAAATACGAACGGTCGAGAAGAACGGCATTCGCGCGGCGCGCTATGACGTTGGCTTCGAACTGGAGGCAATCGGGCTCGGTGTGGCAAAGATAAGTTGACATGAATTCCTCGGATTTGCGGGACGCTCAGGAGAACTTTCGTGCGGTGACGATGCCGACCAGGATGATCACGCCGCCCACGAATTCGGTGACGCTCAGGTACTCGTGAAACAGGTAGGCGCCGAGCACGGTCGCGATCACGGGCTGAATCAGCAGCGTGATCGA
This region includes:
- a CDS encoding Rieske 2Fe-2S domain-containing protein, with amino-acid sequence MTTGALPEGFRPANCSFSDDDWPVLAAQWFPVARADAVLPKPVQRVLLDVRLAVYRMRDGVRVGRDMCPHRGLPLTTGRIEGDELVCAYHGLRFGPNGQCRKAPEKLALKTPECLRISMFPVVERHGLIWTCLMPGGEPKIPVVRHETSEVLQSGFASPIKLQNEVFMDVEKLDFSDNHFALRKIALNEYQKLFHAMGLSMQLDGECI
- the argE gene encoding acetylornithine deacetylase produces the protein MTTVDILRTLVAFDTTSHRSNLELIHWVADYLAAHRAKVQLVHSEDKRKANLLATIGPDTAGGMVLSGHSDVVPVTDQNWSANPFTLVERDGRFHGRGAADMKGFIAACLSAVPSWQQRALSRPIHLAFSYDEEIGCLGVPRLVNRLKTQVEAPALAIIGEPTEMRIGVRHRGFFGHRALFSGLPAHSSDPSLGASAIEPAAYLVTCLAGLRRSLASRGGGATLNIGRIDGGTAINIVPGCCEVLWEFRPQDETAAELVRDAVRGALADLPTGVTVEAFQVAGVPALSSRNNDMAVSVARELGALWPEADLPFGTEAGFFQQVGIPTVVCGPGSIAQAHQPDEWICATQLQAADRFMQSAGAWAMAPTTAFAPTTSKEKTRCPT
- a CDS encoding alanyl-tRNA editing protein; protein product: MSTYLCHTEPDCLQFEANVIARRANAVLLDRSYFYPGGGGQLADRGTLRWNGGELRISHVEMEGGNAWHCFDETEAAAVPGEKIVASVDPEFRFMMSQLHTGLHILNALVYQRFEGSLVTGVQMAADGTARIDFDLPAADNNELRKLEPELNTLISDGLQVNAVYLDAASLAREPGVLRSRSVAPPSQADGSTRIIEIVGLDRQACGGTHLSKTSQSAPLRILKIENKGQHNRRIRIGLVK